One genomic segment of Helianthus annuus cultivar XRQ/B chromosome 14, HanXRQr2.0-SUNRISE, whole genome shotgun sequence includes these proteins:
- the LOC110905265 gene encoding uncharacterized protein LOC110905265 — translation MASLNTLETMNSNGKNSHNPNHESTNINEEKQSYSAPKVSQSNGDVNETVIASDDEYAIDADPISYSTPSMQRGRKRRTLQKSIVIGNSSIKISLPEPERTEIEAMDAQWCTEGGEYLPMSKLLDGWTEEKRRRVDTGTIDKFYHHNYSSKTYRSMVEVQSYIKHHSDPHKKNSITLGDSQERNQAFA, via the exons ATGGCATCTTTAAACACTTTGGAAACCATGAACAGCAATGGAAAAAATTCCCATAATCCCAATCACGAGTCAACAAACATAAATGAGGAGAAGCAGTCATATTCCGCACCGAAAGTTTCTCAATCTAAT GGCGACGTTAATGAAACGGTTATAGCAAGTGATGACGAATACGCTATTGATGCTGACCCAATCTCATATAGCACACCATCCATGCAAAGG GGTCGAAAAAGGAGAACATTACAGAAATCTATCGTAATAGGTAATTCAAGCATCAAAATCAGCCTTCCTGAACCCGAACGTACCGAAATTGAAGCCATGGATGCG CAATGGTGTACAGAAGGAGGGGAATATCTCCCGATGTCCAAACTGCTTGACGGTTGGACCGAGGAGAAAAGGAGAAGAGTGGACACTGGCACAATTGATAAG TTTTACCACCATAACTATTCCAGCAAGACTTACCGCTCTATGGTGGAAGTTCAAAGTTATATTAAGCATCACAGCGATCCACATAAAAAGAATTCTATTACACTTGGAGACTCGCAAGAAAGAAATCAG GCCTTTGCATGA